One genomic segment of Streptomyces liangshanensis includes these proteins:
- a CDS encoding helix-turn-helix domain-containing protein: MTARGTTGGGSAASGTAATEFGQAVRRWRDRAAPETAGLPAGGHRRAAGLRREELALLAGISVDYVTRLEQGRATNPSAQVVEALARALRLSAEERAYLFRMAGLVPSGPDTVPAYITPSVQRLLDRLVGTPVGVYDAAWTLLLANPLYAALMGDPTGWRGHERNGVWRNLVGPGSRVRHTPEARRAFEAALVADLRATAGRYPADRQLRLLVAELRARSERFAELWDTGVVGRHEATRKTVDHPDVGPLTLDCDVLSVAGSDLRLMIYTAEPGTEDADRLALLAVLGTQKLVG; this comes from the coding sequence ATGACGGCACGTGGCACGACGGGCGGAGGGTCCGCGGCGAGCGGTACGGCCGCGACGGAGTTCGGGCAGGCGGTACGGCGCTGGCGCGACCGGGCCGCGCCCGAGACAGCGGGGCTGCCCGCGGGCGGCCACCGGCGGGCGGCCGGGCTGCGCCGCGAGGAACTGGCGCTGCTGGCCGGGATCTCCGTCGACTACGTCACCCGCCTCGAACAGGGCCGCGCCACCAACCCCTCGGCCCAGGTCGTCGAGGCCCTGGCCCGCGCGCTGCGGCTGTCGGCGGAGGAGCGCGCGTACCTGTTCCGGATGGCCGGGCTCGTCCCGTCCGGGCCCGACACCGTCCCCGCGTACATCACCCCGAGCGTCCAGCGCCTGCTGGACCGGCTGGTCGGTACACCCGTCGGGGTGTACGACGCGGCCTGGACGCTCCTCCTCGCGAACCCGCTCTACGCCGCGCTGATGGGCGACCCGACCGGGTGGCGCGGCCACGAGCGCAACGGGGTGTGGCGCAACCTGGTCGGCCCCGGCAGCCGGGTCCGGCACACGCCGGAGGCGCGGCGGGCGTTCGAGGCCGCGCTCGTCGCGGACCTGCGCGCGACGGCGGGACGGTATCCGGCGGACCGGCAACTGCGGCTGCTGGTGGCGGAGTTGCGGGCGCGGAGCGAACGGTTCGCCGAGCTGTGGGACACGGGGGTCGTCGGCCGGCACGAGGCCACGCGCAAGACCGTCGACCACCCGGACGTGGGTCCCCTGACGCTCGACTGCGACGTGCTCAGCGTGGCGGGCAGCGACCTGCGCCTCATGATCTACACGGCCGAACCGGGCACGGAGGACGCGGACCGGCTGGCACTGCTGGCCGTTCTGGGCACGCAGAAGCTGGTGGGGTGA
- a CDS encoding SDR family NAD(P)-dependent oxidoreductase, whose amino-acid sequence MTTTLITGANKGLGLETARRLVEAGHTVYLGSRDAERGRVAAERLGARLVLIDITDDASVEAAAKAVEADGGLDVLINNAGIEGTVIGPEDSTADVLRPLFETNVFGTVRVLHAFLPLLKRSTAPVVVNVSSSLGSTTLVATPGTPTHGYPGVAYPASKAAVNMITVQYAKAFPDIRINAVEPGFTATDLNGHRGTQTVEEGAEIIVRMARIGSAGPTGGYFDAAGSLPW is encoded by the coding sequence ATGACTACCACACTGATCACCGGAGCCAACAAGGGCCTGGGCCTCGAGACCGCACGCCGGCTCGTCGAAGCAGGCCACACCGTCTACCTGGGCAGCAGGGACGCCGAGCGCGGCCGCGTGGCCGCCGAGCGGCTGGGTGCCCGCCTCGTCCTCATCGACATCACCGACGACGCCTCCGTCGAGGCCGCGGCGAAGGCCGTCGAGGCCGACGGCGGGCTCGACGTACTGATCAACAACGCGGGCATCGAGGGGACCGTGATCGGCCCCGAGGACTCGACGGCCGACGTGCTGCGGCCGCTGTTCGAGACGAACGTCTTCGGCACGGTACGGGTCCTCCACGCGTTCCTGCCGCTGCTCAAGCGCTCCACCGCCCCCGTGGTGGTGAACGTCAGCAGCTCCCTGGGGTCCACGACCCTGGTCGCCACCCCGGGCACGCCGACCCACGGCTACCCCGGCGTCGCCTACCCGGCGTCGAAGGCGGCGGTCAACATGATCACCGTGCAGTACGCGAAGGCCTTCCCCGACATACGGATCAACGCGGTCGAGCCGGGCTTCACCGCGACCGACCTGAACGGCCACCGGGGCACGCAGACCGTGGAGGAGGGAGCCGAGATCATCGTCCGGATGGCCCGGATCGGCTCCGCAGGACCCACGGGCGGCTACTTCGACGCGGCGGGGTCCCTGCCCTGGTGA
- the helR gene encoding RNA polymerase recycling motor ATPase HelR, translated as MNNPPTSRPPHPPTGTPADPPPRSAFHLPDRLSAKADPALIATDELHFAAIAESLDRSIAELSDLLDAELRSPGGIGRQAMDRDTEIHRLTARLRALRRFGLDLCLGRMVGTDDPEPVYVGRLGLTDSTGRRLLLDWRSPAAEPFFGATHANPMGLASRRRYRWTRGRIGDYWDEVFTADGFAGHAALDDQSAFIASLGSNRSPRMRDVLGTIQADQDAIIRAGSRGALVVDGGPGTGKTVVALHRSAYLLYSDPRLGHRRGGVLFVGPHQPYLGYVADVLPSLGEEGVQTCTLRDLVAEGAAAAVETDPAVARLKASADLVKGIETAVRFYEDPPTEGMTVTTHWSDIHLTADDWAAAFEAAEPGTPHNDARDQIWEELLTILVDKHDDEASAVPLRKYLPQNRELRAAFNRAWPLLEATDLVGDLWTVPAYLRKCAPWLDRDDVQRLQRTDPEAWTVSDLPFLDAARQRLGDPKESLRKRRHKAAVAAEREHMAKVVDTLLAADDDGEGAVTMLYGKDMQDALVDENTPSGNTPASAEPDVLAGPFAHVVVDEAQELTDAEWQMLLLRCPSRSFTIVGDRAQARHGFTESWQERLARVGLDRIKLATLSVNYRTPEQIMAEAEPVIRAVLPDANVPTSIRSGELPVVHGPVADLHPILDGWLATHDDGIACVIGDAAFRTTSRVRSLTPELSKGLEFDLVVLVDPEKFGEGIEGAVDRYVAMTRATQQLVILTSD; from the coding sequence GTGAACAACCCCCCGACCAGCCGCCCGCCCCACCCCCCGACCGGCACCCCGGCCGACCCGCCGCCCCGCAGCGCCTTCCACCTCCCCGACCGCCTGTCCGCCAAGGCCGACCCCGCGCTGATCGCCACCGACGAGCTGCACTTCGCGGCCATCGCGGAGAGCCTGGACCGCTCGATCGCCGAGCTGTCCGACCTCCTCGACGCCGAGCTGAGATCGCCCGGCGGCATCGGCCGGCAGGCCATGGACCGGGACACCGAGATCCACCGGCTGACCGCCCGGCTGCGCGCCCTGCGCCGCTTCGGCCTGGACCTGTGCCTCGGCCGCATGGTCGGCACGGACGACCCCGAGCCCGTGTACGTGGGACGGCTCGGCCTCACCGACAGCACCGGGCGCCGGCTGCTCCTCGACTGGCGCTCGCCCGCCGCCGAGCCGTTCTTCGGCGCCACCCACGCCAACCCGATGGGCCTGGCCAGCCGCCGCAGGTACCGCTGGACGCGCGGCCGGATCGGCGACTACTGGGACGAGGTGTTCACGGCGGACGGCTTCGCCGGGCACGCCGCGCTCGACGACCAGTCCGCCTTCATCGCCAGCCTCGGCAGCAACCGCTCGCCCCGGATGCGCGACGTCCTCGGCACCATCCAGGCCGACCAGGACGCCATCATCCGCGCCGGATCGCGCGGGGCGCTGGTGGTCGACGGCGGTCCCGGTACGGGCAAGACCGTCGTCGCCCTGCACCGCTCCGCCTACCTCCTCTACTCCGACCCCCGCCTCGGCCACCGCAGGGGCGGCGTCCTGTTCGTCGGCCCGCACCAGCCGTACCTGGGGTACGTCGCCGACGTCCTCCCCAGCCTCGGCGAGGAGGGCGTCCAGACCTGCACCCTCCGCGACCTCGTGGCCGAGGGGGCCGCGGCGGCGGTCGAGACCGACCCGGCCGTGGCCCGCCTGAAGGCGTCGGCGGACCTGGTGAAGGGGATCGAGACGGCCGTCCGGTTCTACGAGGACCCGCCCACCGAGGGCATGACGGTCACCACGCACTGGTCGGACATCCACCTGACCGCCGACGACTGGGCCGCCGCGTTCGAGGCCGCCGAGCCCGGCACCCCGCACAACGACGCCCGCGACCAGATCTGGGAGGAGCTGCTCACGATCCTGGTCGACAAGCACGACGACGAGGCGTCGGCCGTACCGCTGCGCAAGTACCTGCCGCAGAACAGGGAACTGCGCGCCGCCTTCAACCGCGCCTGGCCGCTGCTCGAAGCGACGGACCTCGTGGGCGACCTCTGGACCGTACCCGCCTACCTGCGCAAATGCGCCCCCTGGCTGGACCGCGACGACGTACAGCGGCTGCAACGCACGGACCCGGAGGCCTGGACGGTGTCGGACCTGCCGTTCCTGGACGCGGCGCGGCAGCGGCTCGGCGACCCCAAGGAGTCGCTGCGCAAGCGCCGGCACAAGGCCGCCGTCGCCGCCGAACGCGAGCACATGGCCAAGGTCGTCGACACCCTGCTCGCCGCCGACGACGACGGGGAGGGCGCGGTGACCATGCTGTACGGCAAGGACATGCAGGACGCCCTCGTCGACGAGAACACGCCGTCGGGCAACACCCCGGCGAGCGCCGAACCGGACGTGCTGGCCGGGCCGTTCGCGCATGTGGTCGTGGACGAGGCGCAGGAACTGACCGACGCGGAGTGGCAGATGCTGCTCCTCCGCTGCCCGTCCCGGAGCTTCACCATCGTCGGGGACCGGGCGCAGGCCAGGCACGGCTTCACGGAGTCGTGGCAGGAACGGCTGGCGCGGGTCGGGCTCGACCGGATCAAGCTGGCCACGCTGAGCGTCAACTACCGCACGCCGGAACAGATCATGGCGGAGGCCGAGCCGGTCATCAGGGCCGTGCTCCCGGACGCCAACGTGCCGACGTCGATCCGCAGCGGCGAACTCCCGGTGGTCCACGGACCGGTCGCGGACCTGCACCCGATCCTCGACGGCTGGCTCGCCACGCACGACGACGGGATCGCGTGCGTGATCGGGGACGCGGCGTTCCGTACGACGTCCCGCGTCCGGTCGCTGACTCCGGAGCTGTCGAAGGGACTTGAGTTCGACCTGGTGGTCCTGGTCGACCCGGAGAAGTTCGGCGAGGGCATCGAGGGGGCGGTGGACCGCTATGTGGCGATGACGCGGGCGACGCAGCAGTTGGTCATCCTCACCAGCGACTGA
- the rox gene encoding rifampin monooxygenase, with product MTDTTDVTDTTDVTIVGAGPTGLMLACELRLAGVRVVVLERATEPTAQSRGRGLHTRSVELLDQRGLLDRFLAVSETFSVGGFFGGVRKPWPDGLDTAHPYGLATPQSVTERLLGERARELGAEIRRGCEVVGLRQSDGDGGSGPASADDAGVTVDLADGTRLRSRYLVGCDGGRSTVRGLTGIGFPGEPSTVDTLLGDLEATEDPGTIAAVVREVRRTQLRFGALPDVDGTAGVYRVVVPAEGVAEDRTTPPTLDEFKRCVRAVAGTDFGLHSPRWLSRFGDATRQAERYRDGRVLLAGDAAHIHPPTGGQGLNLGVQDAFNLGWKLAATVNGWAPEGLLDTYHAERHPVGAAVLDNTRAQITLLGSDPGATALRDLFARLMDFEEVNRYITGMITAVDVRYALGEGHELLGRRLRDLPLARGRLYDLTHDGRGLLLDRTGRLSVAGWADRVDHVVDSAEELDVPALLLRPDGHVAWTGDDQDDLRAHLKRWFGTPTP from the coding sequence GTGACAGACACGACCGACGTGACCGACACGACCGACGTGACGATCGTCGGGGCCGGTCCGACCGGTCTCATGCTCGCCTGCGAGCTGCGGTTGGCCGGGGTGCGCGTGGTCGTGCTGGAGAGGGCGACCGAGCCGACCGCGCAGTCCCGGGGGCGCGGCCTGCACACCCGTAGCGTCGAACTGCTCGACCAGCGTGGCCTGTTGGACCGTTTCCTGGCGGTGAGCGAGACGTTCTCGGTCGGCGGCTTCTTCGGGGGCGTCCGCAAGCCGTGGCCCGACGGGTTGGACACGGCGCATCCGTACGGCCTCGCCACCCCGCAGTCGGTCACCGAGCGGCTGCTCGGCGAGCGCGCCCGGGAACTCGGCGCGGAGATCCGGCGCGGCTGCGAGGTGGTTGGCTTGAGGCAGTCGGACGGCGACGGGGGGTCGGGCCCCGCGAGCGCGGATGACGCCGGCGTGACCGTCGACCTGGCGGACGGTACGCGCCTGCGCTCCCGCTACCTCGTCGGGTGCGACGGCGGCCGCAGTACGGTGCGCGGGCTGACCGGCATCGGCTTCCCGGGTGAGCCCTCGACGGTCGACACGCTGCTGGGCGACCTGGAGGCGACGGAGGATCCGGGGACGATCGCCGCCGTCGTACGGGAGGTCCGCAGGACCCAACTGCGCTTCGGCGCCCTGCCCGACGTGGACGGCACGGCGGGCGTGTACCGCGTGGTCGTACCGGCCGAGGGCGTGGCGGAGGACCGTACTACCCCGCCCACCCTCGACGAGTTCAAGCGGTGCGTGCGGGCGGTCGCGGGCACCGACTTCGGCCTGCACTCGCCGCGTTGGCTGTCCCGCTTCGGCGACGCGACCCGCCAGGCCGAGCGCTACCGGGACGGGCGGGTGCTGCTGGCCGGCGACGCGGCGCACATCCACCCGCCGACCGGCGGCCAGGGCCTCAACCTCGGGGTGCAGGACGCGTTCAACCTCGGCTGGAAGCTCGCCGCCACGGTCAACGGGTGGGCCCCGGAGGGACTGTTGGACACCTACCACGCCGAACGCCACCCGGTCGGCGCCGCCGTGCTGGACAACACCCGCGCGCAGATCACCCTGTTGGGATCCGACCCGGGGGCGACCGCACTGCGTGACCTCTTCGCGAGGCTGATGGACTTCGAGGAGGTCAACCGGTACATCACCGGCATGATCACGGCGGTCGACGTCCGCTACGCCCTCGGCGAGGGCCACGAACTCCTCGGCCGCCGCCTGCGCGACCTGCCCCTGGCGCGAGGCCGCCTCTACGACCTGACGCACGACGGCCGGGGCCTCCTCCTCGACCGCACCGGCCGCCTCTCGGTGGCGGGTTGGGCGGACCGCGTGGACCACGTGGTCGACTCCGCCGAGGAACTGGACGTCCCCGCGCTGCTGTTGCGCCCGGACGGCCATGTGGCGTGGACGGGCGACGACCAGGACGACCTGCGCGCACACCTCAAGAGGTGGTTCGGCACCCCGACCCCCTAA
- a CDS encoding ferritin-like domain-containing protein, whose protein sequence is MSTTQGGWELPLSESQLDRLTKDMDEAHRETLPAMRAGAAALTEQVRAAEATAKAEAGTGRSAERGRRGFLLGAGGVGAAFVLAACSSGKSSTSSSAPTALDSPAVAAKAETYTGDLRVVALAVALENQAVGAYKATLAAAKAGKLGTVPPAVASFVTKAMAQHTDHAQAWNAVLTNAGKPAITNVPLSNQAQVTAALGKATNVGEVAALALQLEDQAAETYLFATFNVKSQGAIETAATIAPVEAMHAAILHFVLGQYPVPDSFLPVNKAAKTSLLTV, encoded by the coding sequence GTGAGTACGACACAGGGCGGCTGGGAGCTGCCTCTCAGCGAGAGCCAGCTCGACCGGCTGACGAAGGACATGGACGAGGCGCACCGCGAGACGCTGCCCGCGATGCGGGCCGGTGCCGCCGCGCTCACCGAGCAGGTCAGGGCCGCGGAGGCCACGGCGAAGGCGGAAGCGGGGACGGGACGGTCCGCCGAGCGCGGGCGCCGCGGGTTCCTGCTGGGCGCGGGCGGTGTCGGCGCCGCGTTCGTCCTGGCGGCGTGCTCCAGCGGCAAGAGCTCCACCTCGTCGTCGGCGCCGACCGCGCTGGACTCCCCGGCGGTCGCCGCGAAGGCGGAGACGTACACCGGGGACCTGCGGGTCGTGGCGCTGGCGGTGGCGTTGGAGAACCAGGCCGTGGGCGCCTACAAGGCGACGCTCGCCGCCGCGAAGGCGGGCAAGCTCGGGACCGTACCGCCCGCCGTGGCGAGCTTCGTCACCAAGGCGATGGCCCAGCACACCGACCACGCGCAGGCGTGGAACGCCGTACTGACCAACGCGGGCAAGCCGGCCATCACCAATGTGCCCCTCTCGAACCAGGCACAGGTCACGGCCGCCCTCGGCAAGGCCACGAACGTCGGCGAAGTGGCCGCGCTCGCGCTCCAGTTGGAGGACCAGGCCGCCGAGACGTACCTCTTCGCGACCTTCAACGTGAAGAGCCAGGGCGCGATCGAGACGGCCGCGACCATCGCGCCCGTGGAGGCGATGCACGCGGCGATCCTGCACTTCGTGCTCGGGCAGTACCCGGTGCCGGACTCGTTCCTGCCCGTGAACAAGGCGGCGAAGACGAGCCTGTTGACCGTCTAG
- a CDS encoding ferritin-like domain-containing protein: MGAERVDTRLLEQLTEQSQDLNSDAVKLTRGALADFAEAAEPPARWWRRGGALAGAIGAATLLGSARAAAATSKDDIMALQTAASIENLAVSVYQTAAGLPFIKNGNKTIAAFIAKTTEQHQAHAKAFNAAATQAGGKAQTGTDPKYAAVVKQTLPTIKNSAGVVKLAITLEDVAAQTYTKNVGQVSSAQLRQLFASVAPVEAQHRATLLAVQSLLASGDDSLIAIPTDVAKLPAAVGTVGIPDTFYPTTNASPISEGAVK; encoded by the coding sequence ATGGGCGCAGAACGCGTCGACACCCGGCTGCTCGAACAACTCACGGAGCAGTCGCAGGACTTGAACAGTGACGCGGTGAAACTGACCCGCGGTGCGCTGGCGGACTTCGCCGAGGCGGCGGAGCCGCCGGCGCGCTGGTGGCGGCGGGGCGGGGCGCTGGCCGGGGCGATCGGGGCGGCCACCCTCCTCGGCTCCGCCCGCGCGGCGGCGGCCACCTCGAAGGACGACATCATGGCGCTCCAGACGGCGGCGTCGATCGAGAACCTCGCCGTGAGCGTCTACCAGACGGCCGCGGGCCTGCCGTTCATCAAGAACGGCAACAAGACGATCGCGGCGTTCATCGCCAAGACCACCGAGCAGCACCAGGCGCACGCCAAGGCCTTCAACGCCGCCGCCACCCAGGCGGGCGGCAAGGCGCAGACGGGTACGGACCCGAAGTACGCCGCCGTGGTGAAGCAGACGCTGCCCACGATCAAGAACTCCGCCGGGGTGGTCAAGCTCGCCATCACCCTGGAGGACGTGGCGGCGCAGACGTACACGAAGAACGTCGGCCAGGTCAGCAGCGCCCAGCTGCGCCAGCTCTTCGCCTCCGTGGCGCCGGTCGAGGCGCAGCACCGCGCGACGCTGCTGGCCGTGCAGTCCCTGCTCGCCTCGGGCGACGACAGCCTGATCGCGATCCCGACGGACGTCGCGAAGCTGCCGGCCGCCGTGGGCACCGTCGGCATTCCCGACACCTTCTACCCGACCACGAACGCGTCGCCGATCTCCGAAGGAGCCGTCAAGTGA